The Diadema setosum chromosome 4, eeDiaSeto1, whole genome shotgun sequence genome window below encodes:
- the LOC140226940 gene encoding uncharacterized protein, translating into MDFVFNMAYVKVATRLAFAAFTVLKLCLVFALILGAVTEGNTTIGTSSSVAPTEESSTQAQNSSSAMECTLLIRDKETTMTELRDIFSKGAIFVYFKLDFNSTFTMYSNSSYVVDPLTWVWAADGKGKLLLAYPFDFEQLSLGTLSYGVFHMNLHVAVPLDGCFQQADDGVKRQMVALLVSELVQSVNDTDMNAGKESLVCFERQLTSEEFDLIGVYAIPLCTYYVFQGSTAYDCWMVDSDNFDQEPMRVRKHGWLGAIFALGFLLALFSPLAASFFIRKNPPVKIDDEQYVGLNSDLPLGLKHLLCFSLQDYALIVAARWTIYVCAFMLIPFIPFIVSHAIITDSFAQRTAVAFELLLSKSLVVFCFITINLVFLAIAALFIGLYIYDDKFVANSLVVRGADRRYFGFAWDMPESIRVPEKRGAHLSVFMFTMLYRTQMAINPAVWTLYFHSIWTYIYGLFGGRGSEGMKNACRYFFTFFFLLFVFPFALAAFLILLLFNSVPMFYTLLWTVSKSLSNEIRPSEIVIALCTMFLSYAVLFIFVAAFVYIAELLGYTFIGFVLNSDYAGPFLVVALTVAGYFIKAATTFYDKYCILLKRVMEAAERVDTQSASEQSRLEDRPTDEERVVGNEGMQMQDQSTNINEGRSGVGTSDGEGNSGEVEMKKQQENLLSHSRGTPLLRVNQGIPVISLRLFELVVATFQPIYLEVAAILLQLLVIAVVMAFGLATIVFIDGISDLPATIEFIATVIVAGVIPTLALILKSPAREENEGAANAILLETFLKDYAHRNREGDVRQHDD; encoded by the coding sequence ATGGATTTTGTCTTCAACATGGCGTATGTCAAAGTCGCAACAAGACTGGCTTTCGCGGCCTTCACTGTTCTGAAACTATGTTTGGTATTTGCCTTGATACTCGGTGCTGTTACTGAAGGGAACACAACCATTGGTACCAGCTCTAGTGTCGCACCCACTGAGGAGTCTAGTACGCAAGCGCAGAATTCGTCGTCTGCTATGGAATGCACTCTCCTAATCAGAGACAAAGAGACCACGATGACAGAGTTGCGCGATATTTTTTCAAAGGGAGCCatatttgtgtatttcaaaCTGGATTTCAACAGTACTTTCACAATGTACTCGAACAGCTCATACGTGGTCGACCCACTGACGTGGGTTTGGGCCGCCGACGGGAAAGGGAAACTCCTCCTGGCATACCCGTTTGACTTCGAGCAATTATCACTAGGGACGCTCAGCTACGGTGTCTTCCACATGAACTTGCACGTTGCTGTGCCTCTTGACGGATGCTTCCAACAGGCTGATGATGGTGTCAAACGACAAATGGTGGCGTTGCTCGTATCAGAGCTCGTACAGTCTGTGAACGACACAGACATGAATGCTGGAAAGGAGTCGCTCGTGTGTTTTGAGAGGCAGCTGACTTCCGAGGAGTTTGATCTGATTGGGGTCTACGCCATTCCACTCTGCACCTACTACGTCTTTCAAGGCAGCACAGCCTATGACTGCTGGATGGTTGATAGCGATAATTTTGACCAAGAGCCGATGAGGGTGAGGAAACATGGGTGGTTGGGGGCAATATTCGCCCTGGGTTTTCTCCTGGCTCTCTTCTCTCCCCTCGCTGCCAGTTTCTTCATTCGAAAAAACCCTCCGGTGAAGATCGACGATGAGCAATATGTGGGTTTGAACTCAGATTTACCCCTTGGACTGAAGCATCTTCTCTGCTTCAGTCTTCAGGACTATGCGCTAATCGTGGCTGCGCGTTGGACGATCTACGTTTGTGCGTTCATGCTGATACCTTTCATACCTTTCATCGTTTCGCATGCCATAATTACGGATTCGTTCGCCCAACGCACTGCCGTCGCGTTCGAACTGCTCCTCAGCAAAAGCTTGGtggtattttgtttcattaccATAAACCTCGTCTTCTTGGCGATCGCCGCGTTGTTCATCGGTCTCTACATTTACGATGACAAGTTCGTGGCAAACAGTCTTGTAGTGAGGGGAGCTGATCGTCGATACTTCGGATTTGCGTGGGACATGCCGGAGAGTATTCGCGTTCCTGAGAAGCGAGGTGCGCATCTCTCCGTGTTCATGTTCACCATGTTGTATAGAACGCAGATGGCAATCAACCCTGCTGTATGGACTTTATATTTCCATTCGATTTGGACATACATATATGGTCTTTTCGGTGGACGAGGAAGCGAGGGAATGAAAAATGCTTGCCGATATTTCTTCACATTCTTCTTCCTGCTCTTCGTTTTTCCCTTCGCGCTAGCGGCATTCCTCATCTTACTTTTGTTCAATTCTGTGCCCATGTTCTACACTCTGCTTTGGACAGTCTCGAAATCTCTCAGCAATGAGATCAGACCTTCGGAGATAGTTATTGCACTTTGCACCATGTTCCTATCATATGCTGTTCTATTCATCTTCGTCGCGGCGTTTGTATACATAGCAGAACTGCTTGGTTATACCTTCATCGGGTTCGTTTTGAACTCCGACTATGCTGGGCCTTTCCTGGTGGTGGCGCTGACAGTCGCTGGTTACTTCATCAAAGCAGCGACGACATTTTACGATAAGTACTGCATTCTTCTAAAGCGCGTCATGGAAGCTGCGGAGCGCGTCGATACGCAGTCGGCGTCGGAGCAGAGTCGACTTGAGGATCGGCCAACAGATGAGGAACGTGTAGTCGGTAATGAGGGAATGCAAATGCAGGATCAAAGTACAAACATCAACGAAGGGAGAAGTGGAGTGGGAACATCGGATGGAGAGGGAAACTCGGGTGAAGTCGAAATGAAAAAGCAGCAGGAAAACTTACTGTCACATTCAAGAGGAACTCCTCTATTACGAGTTAACCAAGGTATTCCCGTCATTTCCCTGCGTCTTTTCGAACTGGTAGTGGCGACATTCCAGCCGATATACCTTGAGGTCGCGGCAATTTTGCTACAGCTGCTAGTCATCGCCGTCGTAATGGCGTTCGGCCTCGCTACGATCGTCTTCATCGACGGTATCAGCGATCTTCCAGCTACTATAGAGTTCATCGCTACCGTCATCGTCGCCGGTGTCATACCCACGCTGGCGTTGATCCTGAAGTCGCCCGCGAGAGAGGAGAACGAAGGGGCCGCAAATGCTATACTCCTGGAGACTTTCTTGAAGGACTATGCACATCGAAATCGGGAGGGTGATGTTCGCCAGCAcgatgactga